Part of the Moraxella ovis genome is shown below.
CGTATTTTGCGGTCAAGGCATTACAAAGCCGTGGCGAACTTGGCAGTTGGGATAATTTAAAGGCGTGGCTTGTTCGCTGTGAAAATCGCGCTGCTCATAAGCAAGCGGTGGAGCAGGGTGGTAAAGTTTTTGAATAATGGAGTGGTGATGAATCAGCCTAATAAACCAGAAATCATGAATAATATTGGCATTAAGATATTGGTTGCGGCGCTTTGTGCTATTAGCTTTGTGGCAGGCATGTATGCCCATAAGTCACGTCAGATTAACGCTTGTCAAGCGATCGGTGGCGAACTGACAGAGCATGGCAGTGCGGTGTTATGTCATATGAGTGAGCATCAGAAGTGATGCATGATGGCGTGGTAGATTAGCCATCTTTAATAGCCATCTGATTGGGCTACTGTTATGAATTTAGGGATTTGGAGAGCAGGCTTTTTTGGTTGCTGTCCCATTGTCTGAGTGCGTGTAGGCGCCGCTTATGAATCTCTGATAAGATGATGTGCTTGCTTTGTTCTTGTTGTTTTTTGAAATGATCTTGTAGAACTTGGCTTAGTAGTTCATTGAAGAATAATGAAATATTCTGAGGTTCGTGCCCATCAACCTGCAAGAAGAACTCTCGCCAATGACTGACCAAGACGTCTTGTAAGGCATGATTTGGTAGGCTTGCCATGATAAAATGCGCTTGCTCATCGATGGTATGCCGATCGTTGGTCTGAATTAGTGGAGTGATTACGCCATCTTTGCCGAGTTGAATTATGCGAATGATGGTCTGAGTTAGCTCAAATAGCGCAGCATCACCGATCGACTGCCAAGTTGGCAATGCAGGCAGATGCAAATTATGTGCTTCAAGCTTATCTACGAAATCCACATGCACATCCACCACGCCCGAATCGGTCAAAATATCGCCCAATAAATCATGCTCCAATAAATGCGGTGCGTACAGAAGGCATAAGTACAATAAAATATTGCGATTGACACTTGCTTCGTAATTGGCCTTATCGATGATATAACGCTGACCACGCTCATCTTTTGCACCCAGACGGCGATAGATGTCGTTATTTAGCCACCATTTAAAACTAGAGCCTTTGGGGAATTTTGCGGTGAGCTCTTTTAGGTTTGCCATGGCTGCCGCCTTATTCTCAGGCAGGTGAACATCATAGCGTGAGCTTAACACGTCAAACACGTATTCTGATGTACTGAGCGCACCTTCAATTTGCGCTCGCATCGCATCTGCGCCATGCGCTTTGATATAAGTATCAGGGTCATGGTTGTTGGGTAGGGTTAGGAATTTTAGCTGTTTGCCATCGGGCAGTACGGGGGCAGCAACTTCCAGAGTTCGCCAGGCGGCACGCTGTCCTGCGCCATCGCCATCGAAGCACAGTGTGAGCGTGTCATTGTATTTTAGCAGATTGGCGATTTGTCCTTCATTCGCAGCAGTACCCATCGGTGCGACCGCGCCGTAGATGCCTGCTTGATACAGCGCGATGACATCCATGTAGCCTTCTACCATCAGATAGTCATTGGCACGCGCCTGCCGCGATTCATACAGGCCGTACAGGATATGCTGCTTGGCGAATACGGGGGATTCTGACGAATTGATGTATTTTGGCATCTCATCACCAAGTGCGCGACCGGCAAAACCAACCACGCGGCCTTGCTTGTCCTTGATAGGGAAAATTACACGGTCACGCAACAGATCAAAGTCGCGACCCTTCTGAGAAGTGCGCACCAAGCCTAGTAGCTTTAGCCCCTCGATGTCCTGCGGGAAAGCCTCTTCAAGATGTTGCCAACCTGATGGCGCATAACCCAATTCAAAAGTGTCAATCGTCTGCGAACCAAGACCGCGCGAACTAAAATATGCCAGTGCTGACGGGTTATTTTTTAGATGGTATTTATAAAATTCACAAATATGACGCAGCAGTGTATATAGATCGCCTTGCTCATTGGTGACTTCAGGTTGTGGCGATGGGTAATCCTCATAATGATCGCCATACACATCATCATAAAACACATCTTCGCGTACGATTGCAGATTGTTCTGGGTGCTGCTGATTAAAATCAACAGTATTGGTGTTAGACGTGATGTTTTGAGACGGTGCAGACTGTTCTGCTTGCTTTGCCTTTGGGGTTCTTGGTTTTGTGGTGTGGGGTTTTTGAGTGTTGGTTTTTTTGTATTTGATGGATTTTTCAAAGGCGTCGTCTTTGGGCAGCTCAATGCCTGTTTGCTCAGACAGGGCTTTTAACGCCTCGCCAAAACTCATCCGTTCTAATTCTCTTAGAAAGGTAATCGCATTGCCTTTTGCGCCACAGCCAAAACAGTGATAAACATTCTTCTCAGGATCGACATAAAAAGAGGGAGTTTTTTCACCATGAAACGGGCAGCATCCCTTAAATTCGCGACCAGCAGGCTTTAGTATCGTGTGGCGACGAATCATGCTGACCAGATCGGCTTGACTGTTTAGCTGTTCAATAACGGATTCAGGAACGCGAGGCATGATTGGCTACTAATAAAAAGACGATAATCCCATAAATGTTTAATTTATGGGATTTTGGGTTAGATTGCAAGAAGTATTTGTCTATCTGTGACAAATATTAACGTGGCACCTCATTGGTGTGACCCGCTTCAGCTTCTTGAGCTGGTAGGCCCAACCCGATGCGTGGACGACGCGCCTCTTGGGTTGGTGTTACTTCTTCTTGCTGCTGCTGAGTGGTGACAGGCAGTGATAGGTTGCGACTTTGGCGGATGATCTGTTCGCGCGTCTCGCCTGCATAGTTGCTAGAAGCTGGCTCAAACTTATCCTTACTACGACCGAACTTACCAAAGCTTAACATCGATAATGTGCGCTTACCCCAAGATGTCGCGCCTTGGTTTGGTAGGCGAACTTCGCCGTTGTTGGCTAGGTATTGCGGGTAGTTGATTTGTAGTAGGGTTTTGTATTGATTGGCGGTATCGGTCATGCCTAGCTTATCATAGCTATACGCCAACACAGCAACTGCCTCAGGGATAGCAGTTGATTGTGGGTAGTATTGGAATACCCATTTGGCGCGGTTGGCAGCAGCCAGATACGCGTCACGCTTAATGTACCAACGTGCTGCTGTCATCTCATGCTCAGCAAAGTCGTTATAAATCGCCGTCATGCGCTGCGCTGCATCTGGTGCGTATTGGCTGTTAGGGAAGTTATTAACCAATGTCTGGAAATCATTGAATGCCAGACGCAACCAAGAGGTATCACGCTGTGATTGATCTAGGTTGAATAGGCGTGATGCCTTAGGTGAGCCGCCCATGTTGGTAACGCCTTGTACATACAGTACGTAATCAAGGTGGCGACTGGTTGGATACGCGCGGATAAATTCTGCGGTGCTTTGAGTGACCGCTTCAAAATCATTAGCTTGGTACTGAGCATAGATCAGATCAAGCAGGGCGTCTTGAGAATATTGACCGGTTGGGTAGAATGTTCGTACATTTGTTAATGCGGTGATCGCCTCGCGGTAACGCTGTTTGGCAAGTGCATTTTGAGCATCGGTATAGTAGCCGCTTTCTGGTTTTTCGGCGGTGCTAATAACTTCTTCTTTTTTGCCAGTTATGCCTTTTAGGGTATTACAGCCAGTTAGGGCAACACTGCCTGCGATGACAGCCGTGATGACTTTTAGTTGTAATGATGTCTTCATATCGTCCTCGTATGATGCTTAATGCAAATGCAAACTTTTTAATAAAAATAAACGTTCGTTAGTTTACCACAATTTTAAACCAAAAAAAGACTTATTGTATTTTTTGATGATTATGACAAGAAAAAAAAGCGCAAATGTGATAAAGTGATAAGCCATTTTATCTTCTTATTTATAAAGCAGTATCAAAAGTAACAAAATGACAACGCACAGCACCGAACAAGACATAATGCCTGACAGTCACATTGATGGCGAATTTGATGAAGAATTAAACACCTCTGCCAAAAATACCGTAAATCTCACCCATCAGGTCACGGATGATGAAGTGGGCTTTCGCCTTGATAAATTAGCATCGATGGTGTTTGAGGATTTCTCTCGAGTGCAGCTACAGGGATTTATCGAAGATGGTGCGCTTACGGTTAATGGCGCAGCCCAAAAACCAAAATATCGCGTGAAGTTAAACGATGAGATTCGTCTGTGTGCTGTCATCGAGGATCATTCCGAAGATCTGCCGGAGAATATTGACATCAATATCATCTATGAAGATGATGACGTTGTGGTTATTAATAAGCCAGCGGGCATGGTGGTGCATCCAGGGGCAGGCAATCGGACAGGTACCTTGGTGAATGCACTGCTTTATCATTATCCTGATAGCGCACATCTACCACGTGCAGGATTGGTGCATCGCATCGATAAAGAGACAACGGGGCTCTTGGTTGTGGCGCGAACTAAGGCAGCACAGATGAATCTAACCGAGCAACTAAAAGACAAAAGCGTGTATCGCCATTATCGGTGCATCTGTCAAGGCGTGCCTAGCGACATCTTGAGGCATTCGGTGATTGATCTGCCCATCGCACGCCATCCGACTCAGCGCACCAAGATGGCGGTGCGTGATGGTGGTAGAAATGCCGTAACTCATATCATGAAAGCCATGCCTATCCACGAACGTTATAGTCTGCTCGATGTACGCCTTGAGACAGGGCGTACGCATCAGATTCGTGTGCATCTGTCGCATTTGGGATTTGCGCTGGTGGGCGATCCTGTGTACGGTGCGCCCATCAAGTCTGGTCTAGATAAGATCCATCTAGAAGCGTTAAAATCTTTCAACCGTCAGGCTTTGCACGCCTATAAATTAGGCTTCATTCACCCAGTAACAGGCGAGCAGATGGCATTTCATGCGCCGCTACCTGATGACATGCAGGCACTGATTGACCTGCTTAGTGAGGATTAAGATGGATGATAAATTAATGATTCTACATCGCACGCCGCGCGTATTAGTTGCTCAGACGACGACGGGTGATTTTGATAAATTTGGATGTGACCTATATGGGCAATTCAATGTGGGATTGCACGTTGGCGATAGCCCTATCAACGCCCTACAAAACCGCGCAAAATTACTAAAAATGCTAAGCGAGCTTGGTCAGGTGGATGTCATTCATTGGCTTAATCAGGTGCATAGTGACAACGTTGTGGATATTGATCGGTCGTCATCTATGAATGCACATACGGCAGATGCGCTCATAACGAAGTGCAGAGGGCAAGCGCTTGCCATCATGACGGCCGACTGTGTGCCTGTGGCGATCTTTGATGATGCGAATGCTGATGCGAATGCTGATGCGAGTGTTGCATGCATCCATGCAGGTTGGCAGGGACTTACCAATAGCATCATTGCCAAGACCTTATCAAAAATGCGTGCATCGAATACATCTGCCAGCCATCATGCGGTCATCGGTGCGCATATCAGTCAGTCTGCTTATGAGATCACCAGAGAGCTGGCTGATAAGATTGTTAATTTGGTGTGTGCCAGTGATTTGGTGGGTATGGATGGCGATGAGCTGTATCAAGCTATCATTGCAGACAGTCAAGATAATGATAAATGCCTGATAAATCTAGATAAATTAACCAGATTACAACTAGAAAATCTCGGCGTGCAGGTCGTGAATGAATCATCGCTGTGTACTTATACAGACCCAAGGTTTTATTCTTATCGTGCGCAAACACACGCCAAAAAGAGCGCAGCTGGCCGTATGGCGACTATCGTTGTCAAGTTATGATTAGTGTATTGATATTATAACAACAGAGCGATGTCAATTTATACACCGATACTGACAATCCAAACATCGACACCTAAGAGCAATCGTTTGGCTCTAGATGTCTAAAACCAACTTTCTAACAGCCAACTTTCTAACAGATAGAACCCTTGTGAATCCGCGACCTTCTTGGTGGCGGATTTGTTCTTTATGGGGGAGTTGGTTGGGGTGAGTATGATGGGGCTGTCTGTTTTGGTAGGTGTGTTGGCATTAAGTGCAGCCTTTTGGTCAGCGTTCGGTGTCAATGTGATGGGTAGAGGACTTCTGGCCACCTGAATGTGCTGGCAGCCCGATAGTGTCACAATGCCTGTCAATGATAAAGTTAAAATGCGCTTAGACATCATCGTGCTGACCATGTTGGATCTTTGATGATGCCTGTGGTGGGCAAGATGATTTCACGCCCTGTATTTAGCTGCTTGATGATGAGCTTGCTGTCGTTGCCTATATGAGCACTATAGACGATGCTTGTGCCATTA
Proteins encoded:
- a CDS encoding DNA primase — protein: MPRVPESVIEQLNSQADLVSMIRRHTILKPAGREFKGCCPFHGEKTPSFYVDPEKNVYHCFGCGAKGNAITFLRELERMSFGEALKALSEQTGIELPKDDAFEKSIKYKKTNTQKPHTTKPRTPKAKQAEQSAPSQNITSNTNTVDFNQQHPEQSAIVREDVFYDDVYGDHYEDYPSPQPEVTNEQGDLYTLLRHICEFYKYHLKNNPSALAYFSSRGLGSQTIDTFELGYAPSGWQHLEEAFPQDIEGLKLLGLVRTSQKGRDFDLLRDRVIFPIKDKQGRVVGFAGRALGDEMPKYINSSESPVFAKQHILYGLYESRQARANDYLMVEGYMDVIALYQAGIYGAVAPMGTAANEGQIANLLKYNDTLTLCFDGDGAGQRAAWRTLEVAAPVLPDGKQLKFLTLPNNHDPDTYIKAHGADAMRAQIEGALSTSEYVFDVLSSRYDVHLPENKAAAMANLKELTAKFPKGSSFKWWLNNDIYRRLGAKDERGQRYIIDKANYEASVNRNILLYLCLLYAPHLLEHDLLGDILTDSGVVDVHVDFVDKLEAHNLHLPALPTWQSIGDAALFELTQTIIRIIQLGKDGVITPLIQTNDRHTIDEQAHFIMASLPNHALQDVLVSHWREFFLQVDGHEPQNISLFFNELLSQVLQDHFKKQQEQSKHIILSEIHKRRLHALRQWDSNQKSLLSKSLNS
- a CDS encoding outer membrane protein assembly factor BamD encodes the protein MKTSLQLKVITAVIAGSVALTGCNTLKGITGKKEEVISTAEKPESGYYTDAQNALAKQRYREAITALTNVRTFYPTGQYSQDALLDLIYAQYQANDFEAVTQSTAEFIRAYPTSRHLDYVLYVQGVTNMGGSPKASRLFNLDQSQRDTSWLRLAFNDFQTLVNNFPNSQYAPDAAQRMTAIYNDFAEHEMTAARWYIKRDAYLAAANRAKWVFQYYPQSTAIPEAVAVLAYSYDKLGMTDTANQYKTLLQINYPQYLANNGEVRLPNQGATSWGKRTLSMLSFGKFGRSKDKFEPASSNYAGETREQIIRQSRNLSLPVTTQQQQEEVTPTQEARRPRIGLGLPAQEAEAGHTNEVPR
- a CDS encoding RluA family pseudouridine synthase, producing the protein MTTHSTEQDIMPDSHIDGEFDEELNTSAKNTVNLTHQVTDDEVGFRLDKLASMVFEDFSRVQLQGFIEDGALTVNGAAQKPKYRVKLNDEIRLCAVIEDHSEDLPENIDINIIYEDDDVVVINKPAGMVVHPGAGNRTGTLVNALLYHYPDSAHLPRAGLVHRIDKETTGLLVVARTKAAQMNLTEQLKDKSVYRHYRCICQGVPSDILRHSVIDLPIARHPTQRTKMAVRDGGRNAVTHIMKAMPIHERYSLLDVRLETGRTHQIRVHLSHLGFALVGDPVYGAPIKSGLDKIHLEALKSFNRQALHAYKLGFIHPVTGEQMAFHAPLPDDMQALIDLLSED
- the pgeF gene encoding peptidoglycan editing factor PgeF: MDDKLMILHRTPRVLVAQTTTGDFDKFGCDLYGQFNVGLHVGDSPINALQNRAKLLKMLSELGQVDVIHWLNQVHSDNVVDIDRSSSMNAHTADALITKCRGQALAIMTADCVPVAIFDDANADANADASVACIHAGWQGLTNSIIAKTLSKMRASNTSASHHAVIGAHISQSAYEITRELADKIVNLVCASDLVGMDGDELYQAIIADSQDNDKCLINLDKLTRLQLENLGVQVVNESSLCTYTDPRFYSYRAQTHAKKSAAGRMATIVVKL